A stretch of the Actinomyces faecalis genome encodes the following:
- a CDS encoding SixA phosphatase family protein, which produces MSVNATSAHDTVTSQPGAERVLVLVRHSKAARGMADVERPLTEHGEQMAADLARQLASRVVSLDLLLVSPAARTRQTARPLRDRMRPQDTRVEETLYSSGPAGVLEQLTLLDDEVRSVVVVGHEPTTSVLAHELDDGTSSLAQQIEFGVPPATALVLTVPVSWSELGTGRAQLAEILTPR; this is translated from the coding sequence GTGAGTGTGAACGCTACGAGTGCCCACGACACCGTGACGAGCCAGCCGGGCGCCGAGCGCGTCCTCGTGCTTGTGCGCCACTCCAAGGCTGCCCGGGGCATGGCCGACGTCGAGCGTCCGCTGACCGAGCACGGAGAGCAGATGGCAGCCGACCTGGCCCGGCAGCTGGCCAGCCGCGTCGTCAGCCTCGACCTCCTGCTCGTCTCCCCGGCGGCCCGTACGCGTCAGACAGCCCGGCCGCTGCGCGACCGGATGCGTCCGCAGGACACTCGTGTCGAGGAGACGCTCTACAGCAGCGGCCCTGCCGGCGTCCTGGAGCAGCTGACGCTGCTGGACGACGAGGTGCGCAGCGTCGTCGTGGTGGGCCACGAGCCGACCACCTCGGTCCTGGCCCACGAGCTCGACGACGGCACCAGCAGCCTCGCCCAGCAGATCGAGTTCGGTGTCCCACCGGCCACGGCGCTCGTTCTCACGGTCCCGGTCTCCTGGTCCGAGCTGGGGACCGGTCGAGCCCAGCTGGCCGAGATCCTCACGCCCCGCTGA